Sequence from the Zeugodacus cucurbitae isolate PBARC_wt_2022May chromosome 2, idZeuCucr1.2, whole genome shotgun sequence genome:
tatacatatgtatataagtatgtgcgAGTAAACAGTATATAGTCAAACAATTTGTTTGTAGCAACATATTTGCgaaatttccacaaaaacaaaaatcagccaATGACGGCATAAAAACTGCGaacagaaatttaatttatttgtttatcgaATTTTGTTCGCCTTGTGAATGAAGCTCCACACTGTCACAGACAGGTCAGCTGTTGTGCTCAGGTATATagcagtatgtacatatgtacatacatttatatgtattatacacataaatatgtgtatccATAGTTTTCAACAATCATAGAGTCACAATATTGGCAATAAAACCGGCATTCGTGAGTATATGATTTctgaattctaaaatttttttaaataaaaataacgagAGCTCAATACCAAAGATACACACAGGGTCTTCGCAAATTGGTGGATTAAcatgttcatacatacataaatatggctATGTACTAGATGCTAAAAATCAAGAATAACTTGGCAGTTcaagtatgtaaattttaaatatgtgaaGACAAAGAAAGAAGCGtcttttcgcatatttttaaaaattaatataaaaaaaaaataaattaaatgtcaaTCTTTCTCACCAATTTTTAGCGAATATCggagatatacatataccattgataaaaaatttatacaaatatacgcacatctatgtaagtatattcatatattcgtcacctacatatgtacatactttaccTCCACGATATACACCTATGTGCGAATgtgtatttattgatttttcagAAGCGGCCACaaccacttccacaaaaaacacacatttataatatgtatgtatgtgcgctgtATTGTGTGCGTCTGCAAATGAAGTGAGTTCGCTGAACGCAGACATTTTCTCATATTCTTTGGCGCTTCAATGCCAAGAAAAAATATGCTCATTATAATACTTGCCGAAAGCAGCAACGAAAAATTTTGGTCGATTATGTAATGATTTTAGACAAATTTTTATCACTAAACTAACTAAGAATTTAAGCAGTAAAGACAAATCGCGTGACCGGAATGGATGACAGATATGTGAAGTACATGGGCAAACAGGTGCCAAAAAGGGGGTGTGGTGAGTATATCCATAGTTTGTAGCTAACTGCTAGGAGAGacatatatctaaatatacaAAAGATAATTCGTATATAAGCGGATATATATGTATCCATATTTATAGTACCACATATACGCCGATATGAAAACGAAGTGACTAGACAAATTGGCGTCCGCACGCCAATCGCCGCAGTTAACTGCAGCAACAAACGCATATCGTATACACTGACACTACATAGCAATATATACAATGCAAAAATGAGCGTGATCAGGGAAGTAGTTTAACTGGAGCAAGGTTGGCGAAGCCACTAGCATTCGCATTAAGCACGTTGTAAACTAGTCACTCAGGTAATGTGTACACAGTGGGTCAATGATAATGACCGTGATGCCTACATACATAACCACATGTGTATGTAGCTCTTAGGCATGCACTACTTTTCagcgtatatatattcaattgtgTGAAATGCACACCGGAGCATCATCACCGACCCAATTGCGTTTACACCACACACTCGCGCGCACCCACCACCTGCTGGGCCAACGTTGCATAAGCCGATAGCAAATTTTCTTCACTTGATGCTTTTATCCaaattttgaatacaaaaatCATGAACTTTTATGTACACTAGCGGATTTGCCTGCCTGCCTGTCGGTGATGATATGTAAAAGGCCAATGAACGAATCTTTTTACAAACAACTTACATTGGACGTGAAAGCATTTTGTCAGCGGCTTTATGAATTAGTTGTGCACTCCTTGTACTTAAGTTCTATTAACTGCAATTCAACGTTGCAATTTCCGGTGGCAGAATTTTTTTTCCTTGAAAGGCAGTGGCAATAAACCTCGTAATACTTTTGTGTAGGATACACGGTAATCCTCgacttattttttgttgctttatttgattttgattgGCCTTTTCTTCAAGCGAAAAGCTGTGCAAGCACCACTCAAATTTTGCGGTAGCCGCGAACGGAGCCACCAATAAACCAAACCGCACGAAAGTCAAAAAAAGACTAGAGAATCTTCTCTTATTGGAATAACCGCTCAAAGCGTAGACTGAAAATTCACCACGACCTTCAAGTGTGGGGAACGAAAAACGAACACATCAGCTGTTGATTGGTTATTTGTTTATACGCGTTTATGGCGCGCGAATGTTTCAAATTTGACAGttggaaatttatttccatGGGAAGTGTAGTGCTGCCACGCGCAACGAAAGCGTTTTTGAGTGTCAAAAAGAATTCAGAAATTACGAAAATAGaatatttgaatttcgaaaGAAGTTTACTAAGCTGCGGTATAATTGgagtcataattaaaaaaaaaaacgaacaatAATTTGATATGAACCTACTTACCATCCATAGTTTTCAAAAGTTCCAAAACAGCTAAATAAACTATAAttcattaatatgtacatacatacatacattttctttactttattaattgaaaactacaaataattactcttatttatacaataatattaataccAGCGCAAATGCGATTTGAAGCCTGTAATATGATTTAAGTATGTCGCTACTGCCAGATACATAACTCTGCATTGAAGTATTCTCTACACGCGAACTTTTGCCTTGATAATCGTATAAAGCACGAAAACCCGTCTTATCGAACCGGTCGTTTGAATAGAAAGAAACGCGGAAAAACCGACCATCCGAGCGCACTTCGAACTTGTCACGTTTCCCACAGTACCTGCCATATTTGCGATCGGTGCTCATAAAATTCGAAAACTCCACATAATCACTAGCGGTGAGATATTCGCAACTGAAAACATAAACTTTTGTATTTAACGGTACGTCGTATGCCAATTAAAAATTCTCACGTGCCGATCCCCTCCACATCGAAGAAAGTAAAACGTATTATAACCCGTTCATCAGGCTCGCCATAGAAGTAGTAATGGCAAATCATATTTTGCGGGTAGAAACCGGGAAAATTCGGCGAACCAAACCAGCCTGATTTCCGTTCCGTACTATTGTATGTGAAAGTACAATTGTCGTCAATCTGTTGGCCAGTGGATATACCGAAATCTGAAAACAGAGAATGTTTTAATGGTTTTAAGTGATATATCACAGGTATTTTGAGTTTTAATGATTCTGCCTATTAATTTCTAGAAGCTTAAAACATAGGTGAACTTACTCTTAACAAATTTATACTCTGCCTTGAAcccataataatttattttcgagCCAGTAGGCGGATAACGGCCTAAAAATTGTAGTAACATCTTCGGTCCATGCGACATGATTGGCTTGGGTAGAAATGCGCCACAAAATGTTTCGGCTGGTTCGTACTTCCCACGCACTTGTGTAAGCAGCTGCAACACATCATTTGACTTACATTCCGTAGAGTTTTTATTCTCCGCCGGAATGTGGAAATCCAAAAACTTTATCTAATTgtcggaaattaaaaaaaaaatcatgtgttatgaatttaaatgtatacaaataatatgCTCGCCTGCACTCTTTCGTCGGCGCCACCGTAAAACTCAAATCGACACTGCACTCTCGAGGGCGACAGCACTGGAATGATGTTGACATTTGGAACTGTTGGAAACAGCTGAGAAGTGTCAAAGCGGCCGGATTTGTTTACACGcgaatcaaatatttgtttgcaattttctgtgttgataaataaagaatttgtctttattatgattttaaattaaaattgaatgttaaaatttatacaaattagtttattcacaaaatattttgccGCCCCAACACGAGGTTGTCGACCATACACAAAAGAAATGAGCAAAAATCAAGACAATCGGCTGGAAACATTTCGCCGCATCTGTGATGAAATTGGTGAAGAACGTAGTTACAACAATAAAGCGCAATTGCTGAAAGAGTTTTTGCAAAAAGGCACGGATAGTAAAGCTTTCAAAGGTGACACACTACTATGGATACAAATGTTAATACCTGGCGCTAGCCATCGTGTCtacaatttacaaaacaaacaaatgctgAAGTTGTTCTCACGTATATTTGTCTGTGAGCTACAGGAGATGCAACGTGAACTAGAGCAAGgttagtataaatattataattttaaattaataaaaattaaatatgaaagtaaatatttttagatggTGATGTTTCGGAAACGTTGCGCAAATATTTTGAGTCCTCAAAGAAACTGAAACCGCAAACAGAAAGCGTGCTTTATCTGCAAGACGTTGATGAGTTTCTAATAAAACTAGAACAGCGTACGAAAGAGGATGAGCAGACCGATTTACTGCGACAATTATGTAAGCAAGCAACTGCTATGGATTTGCGAACGGTATGTTATAATAACAGCGAATAGTttcattgtaaaatttaaaaaattgtaatatttatagATTATACGACTCATCAAGCAAGACTTGCGCATAAATGCCGGTGCGCGTCATATACTCGATGCATTTGGTCCACTCGCCTACCCTGCCTATCAATCGTCGCGAGATTTGGCTGTGGTCGTCAAACAATTTGCCGGTAAAGGCAAGCAGAAAGAGGTGATAGTGTCACCGATCAAAGCaacaaaagtaaattaattttgaaaatgataTACTTTTTTAGTTTAACTAATTTTCACTTATAGATAACCGGTAAAATTGGTTTCGTACAAGTAATGACACCCATCTCGCCCATGCTAGCCAATGCCTGCAAATCAGTGGAAgaagcttttaaaaaatgtcCGAACGGTTTATATACCGAAGTAAAGTACGATGGCGAGCGCGTGCAGATACACAAACGTGGCAACGAATTCAAGTAATTAtttggtttaaatttaaatatttagtgtCACGAATTACATTGCGCTTTTAGATTTTTCAGTCGTAATTTAAAGCCTGTTATGGACCATAAAATCAAAAGATTTCATGAACTTATACCGAAGGTAAACAACCCTAACAATTTCGTTCTCGTATTtgctgttaaatatatttcgttGTCAACTGTAGGCTTTCCCCGGTGGTGGCGACATGATTTTGGATTCTGAAATCATTTTAGTGGATACCATAACGGGGAGTTTACTACCATTCGGTACTCTGGGAGCGCACAAAAAGAAAGAATTCTCACACGCAGAGGTGTGCATTTTCACTTTTGACTGTTTGCTCTATAAAGGAGAGGACCTGACAAATGTGTATGTAAAAtcgcttacaaaaaaaaaatatatatgtatattacatttgtatttgtttagtcCTTTCCACAAACGCAGAAAAATTTTGGAGGAGAATATCAATCCCATAAAGTCTTGTGTCGAACTTTCAGAAAGtcaatttttgaaaactaaGAACGAGTTATCGCTTATGACCGCCAAGGTATGGCATTTGCATGTTAAATATATTAAcagtttagtaattttaaatttggtcTAAATATGTATTCCAAAGGTCCTGAAGGCGAATCTCGAAGGTGTGGTATTGAAAAATCCAAATGGCACATATCAACCCGGCAAACGTGGTTGGCTGAAAGTGAAGAAGGACTATCTCTTCGGCGGCAAAATGGCTGATACAGCCGATTTGGTTGTGCTGGGCGCTTGGTTTGGTTCCGGCAAGAAAGGCGGTATTCTGAGCATATTCCTAATGGGCTGTTACGACAGTAGAGATATGCTCTGGAAGACTGTGACCAAAGTGCATTCCGGTCTGGATGACGCCGAAAACGAAAAAGTACATGAGGAGCTTATGCAGCTAATGGAACGCGCTGACCCCAACCAAGTGCCCACATGGTTATTATGCAAAAAGGCGCTGGTGCCCGATTATTTAGCGAAGAAACCAAATAAAATGCCCGTATGGGAGATAACGGGAGCGGAGTTCACCAAATCGGAAGCGCACACAGCGGCTGGAATCTCAATACGTTTTCCACGTATCACAAGGCTACGAGTAGACAAAACTGCTGAGCATGCAAATGATTTGGCATATCTGCAGAAACTTTATGAGGCCTCTAAGAATGATGTTAATGTTGATTTGTTGCTGTCAAACTGTGAGGATAAGAATGGTGTGGTAAATGTAAAAATCGAGGAAATTGACTCCAAGATTAATCTAACGCCAAAGAAAAAGGTCAAAGGTGGAAATGATGAAGATGATATACCAGGAAGTAGCATTAAGTTAAAGAGAAAAACCGACGAGGTGGAAAAAGTGGGGTTGTGCGATAGTAAGAAGCGGAAAACGCAGAGCCCCAAAGTGAAGACGGAAAGTACACCAACCAAAGTTAAGATAGAAGGAAAGCTTAGTAAACAAACGAAGTTGGATTTTGGTACGCTCGTCAAGAAGGAAGCGAAGTTTAGTGATTTCGTTAAGAATGTGGATATCAAGTCAGAATCTCAAACAGATGACATCAGTAGTAGTAAAGTGAAGAAAGAAAGTGACTTATTTAAGAATTTAGTGGCATACTTTGACAGCGAAGTAGACGCAGCGCAGTTGAAGTGCACTTTTGTATCGAACGGTGGTTTGGTAACCAAAAATCCAAAAGATGCGAATATTGTGTTTCATGCAACGACAATACTTAACGGTAAAAATTTAAGTGAACTTAGGTGAGCACTATTGTTTACAATAATTTCGTAATAGTTAActgtatttttctttatttgcagaGATCATTACAAACGTACGGCGCGCCATGTAAGCATCGATTGGCTACGGGACTCGCTGAGAGAGTGCAAGTACCTTGAGTATCCCATATACGCTGTTGtactacaatagcaacaacaaaaactactttAAGTGAAAAGTcagttgttatacatatatacatatacagcttTTGTTTTgagatatttaacaaaatcttaatttcacaaataattatCTATATTGCACCGTTAGAAAAGGTTTTTGATCTTATCGCACACCGGCGTTTGCTAAACCAATCAacggtgtttgtttatatttttgataagtGTTTAACTTTATTAAGTGCCCTCTACTTTGTTGAATAAAGCTACTCGAAAAAGCTCTGATAACTGTGCATTTGTAATGGCTAGATAAGTATGATTCAGCGCTCACTACTGTATGCacacaaaatttgtttatatttaacttgcatttGAGTTTCATAATTTCATTCAGTTGCGCTGCAGACGTCAATCAAAACAAGTGTGTTATAAAAATCGTTGCAAAATGTTGTGGGAAACATTAATTTTGGGTTcaattttgctatatttattCTATCGTTGGGCCAcgcaaaattttgatttcttcgAAAAACGTGGTATACCGTACGACAAACCGGTACCGGTGTTTGGTAGTTTAATAGATATTACGCTGCGTCGCGGCTCGATATTTTATACGATCAAAGATCTCTAcaataaaaataaggaaaggtgaggttatgtgaaattaatttatgtttattttaagttttttgcatTCAATATTACAAACAATGGATTAGATCAAAGTTTTCTCAAAATGAAACCCTCCCTAGAGAACTGTTAAGGTCTTCACATTTAAGGGAAAagagaaataagaaatatatgaaaatagagAAAATAGAGAAATGCTAAGGTCTATagagaaaattcgaaaattttcaaaatattttttggaagttGATGTTACGTTAAGCAAGAGCCGAAAAATATTAGATATCCACgaatatccaaaaattaaaatccaaaaatttgctTAGAATATGTGATCTTTAGATCTATTTgctattatttacaaattatttgtaataaataaaacgcaGTTTGTATAATTTCTTTGTCGCAATGTACACAGAGAGTCtagacaacaaaatatttatgtatacatacatatatgtacatacctacatacatatatatttatactttaattaAATACGATTAATTCTAATTCAGTTAGAACATCAATCAAGCTAAATTATAGGAGAGCAGTGTACGATATTAAATGATAACGCTCACTCGAAGAGCGGAGAATTCAAAACAGTTAGTTTATAGCTTTGCATTTCTCATTCGTTTCTATAGACAAAGCTTCGACTATGAAAGAGCTTTTTTATGCACTTTCATACACAAGCGGATTTTCTCTTTGTTAGTGTAGTGATTAACGGTACTTTAGCTAGGTGTGAATATCTTCTAGAGCGAATATgatttcactgttatttttgaggttacagaaaatatttaattttcagggATGCGGCGATGTTGTGAGACCTAGAGGGTCTAAAAATCCGGGCCTGTTCTGATTATGTTGATCCGACTTTCGTGGAAACGTCtgctaataatttaaaatcgagtaaacaagtaaaaaatataattttcgagTTTTACCAGCTTGCAGACCAaaaaattagagagaatcaaaaactttgaaaatgGAGACCGACACCGCTTTTGCTACATATTTAATATGGTTTTCCAACCGAATTTGtgtcttccttatttgtttcaatttttaattggcAACAATTTATTCTGTTCGCTGTCGTTAGAGTTGAATATTAAGAGAAGCTTAGAGTGCTCACTGTTGTCAGGTTCATGTGATTTGTAATTGATATGGCTCGCATAAGCAAGTTACACTGAGCATTAATTAAAGCTGCATTAATAGAAATGATACAGACACCCCTCGACACTATGCTTTATTTAGGTAGTTTCATTTCACTTACAATGAATGACAGTGTTGTGAGTAACGCTAAGAACACCGTTAGAATTCATATGAATAATGGAATGTTTCACGTACAGAAATAACAAATTCAGCACCTCGCCAATATTCTCTTAAATACtatatgtattttgtgttcTTTATTCCAGCATTTATGGCATATTTTTCCAGACGACACCCGTATATCTCATACGAGATCCGGAACTTTTGCGTAAAATTACAGTCAAAGAATTTGATCATTTCATGAATCATCGTGACTTTTTCGGTGATAGTCCTCACGATCTATTTACTAACTCCTTAATTCAATTGAAGGATGAGAAGTGGAAAGATATGCGCAGCACCTTGAGTCCAGCTTTTACTGGCAGCCGGCTACGTCAAATGTTCGAACTGATCAATCAGGTGGCCGAGCAGAGTGCTAAATATCTGCAGCAATTGCAAACGGCAGGAAATGGTGAGGGTGTTGAGTTGGAATTAAAGGACTACGCAACGCGTTTCGCCACCGACGTCATTGCTTCAACGGCGTTCGGACTGCAAGtgaattcatttgaaaataaagacAATCAATTCTTTATGTCGGGCAAGAAGGCGACCACATTCAATTGGAAATTGAATCTGCGGTTCACTCTCTTCATACATTTCAAGAGTTTGATGAAGGTGTGTACATATAAAAGTCGGACTTTTCCAGTAGTATCTTCATTGAATGACTGTATTCATTAATCTCTTTCAGTTTCTGAAAATGGAGCTGTTTGATCCAAGCATAACGAACTACTTCCGTCGTCTGGTGCTCGATGCGTTGAAATACCGCAAGGAGCAGAACATTCGTCGTGCCGACATGATTAACTTACTTATGGAGGCGCGCGGTCTGTTTCCAACCGAATCGACTAAGTCACACACGCGTAATTGGACCGACACAGAAATGGTCGCACAGTGCTTCATTTTCTTCTTCGCCGGCTTCGAAACAGTCTCGACATTGATTTGCTTCGCAGCGCATGAGCTCATGGAGAATCCAGAGGTGCAAGAAAAAGTCTATCAAGAAATCGAGGAAGTCAACGAACGTCTTGATGGTAAACAGGTGACCTATGAAGCTTTGCAGAGTATGAAGTATTTGGATATGGTTATCAGCGAAACATTACGTAAGTGGCCAGGCGCCGTTAACCTTGACCGAATGTGTACCAAAGATATTGTGCTCGAAGTCGACGGCAAACGTATTGAAATAAAGAAGGGCGAAACTATTATGATACCTGTGGTGGGTCTGCAACACGATCCACAATACTTCCCAAATCCGGAAAAGTTTGATCCCGAACGTTTCAGCAGTGAGAACAAAGACAATATCAAGCCGTTCACCTACATGCCTTTTGGAGAGGGCCCCAGAATTTGCATTGGTATGTAATTACTATAACTTTTTCTCTCCACACAATATGtcgaattttgttgttgaatcTCTTTCAGGTTCACGTTTCGCTTTATTGGAAGCTAAGGCAATCTTGTATTACCTTGTGCGCGATTTCCGCATTGCTCCTGCCAAAAAGTCAACGATTCCTATGAAATTGGGTAATACTGGTTTTCAGGTGGCACCCAAGAACGGATATTGGCTTAAACTTATTAGCAGAAGCAAACAATAAACTCAATTGACAGTAACTTTGTGTTATTTAATGTTATAGACCTCTGGAATgctttttgatattatttaaaagaataaaagttTAAACGAATTGAAATCTGTACTTTCATTACCAGAGAAAACTAATTTGTGTATATTGAAAAGATACATTCGGttgtttaggttaggttatgttgaaaGCCTGATCCTTACGCTTAGGATGCAGTGGATCCGACTAGGGCAGCGAGAAATGTTGGTATTTGGTTTGCTTTTTGATCTATGCCTTCAGAATAATTAAAGGTGTCACCAGTTCCAAGTCATCTCCGGATAGCTAATGGATTTAAGACTTCTACTTCATTATTTGCTAGTCAGAGATGCTCTCGCAGAATTGCGACTAAAATACCACTGTCTCTAGTAATAAGTTTTTCTATATTCgggcatataaatttatattcaagACTCTTCAGCTCCTCTAATCACTCGATGGtcatttgtacaaaaaaaaaaattaaaaaagaggtCATTTTAAAACCACTCATATAATTTCCTTAATTTTGCAACGTTAATTAGAAAAAAGTAGTAGAGTAGAGAAATCGGTCGGATAAAATGAATAATTAtagttttggtttttatggaagaaataatgttgctgttgttgaagcGACATCAAACAttctccaaataattttaaggaatgcTGCCAACTTGACAgcccttggccggataaaatcccgggtccgttccggttcgCAGAATAGATATAATAGAAGGAATAATATTCGATTTCCCTTGCTTCGTAGAAATGTTCGCATGAGTCGTACAGTGGTTTCAAAACTGTTTAACTGATGTATGTGCATAAGTATGtaacaaacaaaagacttaagcaacgaaccttTATTTAACAATTATACCATTTCAATAACTCATAACTGCAAAAACTCCTAAAGTTCTTTAGTAAATACCTccttaaaatgaataaatattttttataccagtCTAATGCGTTTATACCAGTTTCCTGTTCGATTCGTCATTTCCATAGTACAgctattgaataataaa
This genomic interval carries:
- the LOC105219266 gene encoding DNA ligase 3, translated to MLKFIQISLFTKYFAAPTRGCRPYTKEMSKNQDNRLETFRRICDEIGEERSYNNKAQLLKEFLQKGTDSKAFKGDTLLWIQMLIPGASHRVYNLQNKQMLKLFSRIFVCELQEMQRELEQDGDVSETLRKYFESSKKLKPQTESVLYLQDVDEFLIKLEQRTKEDEQTDLLRQLCKQATAMDLRTIIRLIKQDLRINAGARHILDAFGPLAYPAYQSSRDLAVVVKQFAGKGKQKEVIVSPIKATKITGKIGFVQVMTPISPMLANACKSVEEAFKKCPNGLYTEVKYDGERVQIHKRGNEFKFFSRNLKPVMDHKIKRFHELIPKAFPGGGDMILDSEIILVDTITGSLLPFGTLGAHKKKEFSHAEVCIFTFDCLLYKGEDLTNVPFHKRRKILEENINPIKSCVELSESQFLKTKNELSLMTAKVLKANLEGVVLKNPNGTYQPGKRGWLKVKKDYLFGGKMADTADLVVLGAWFGSGKKGGILSIFLMGCYDSRDMLWKTVTKVHSGLDDAENEKVHEELMQLMERADPNQVPTWLLCKKALVPDYLAKKPNKMPVWEITGAEFTKSEAHTAAGISIRFPRITRLRVDKTAEHANDLAYLQKLYEASKNDVNVDLLLSNCEDKNGVVNVKIEEIDSKINLTPKKKVKGGNDEDDIPGSSIKLKRKTDEVEKVGLCDSKKRKTQSPKVKTESTPTKVKIEGKLSKQTKLDFGTLVKKEAKFSDFVKNVDIKSESQTDDISSSKVKKESDLFKNLVAYFDSEVDAAQLKCTFVSNGGLVTKNPKDANIVFHATTILNGKNLSELRDHYKRTARHVSIDWLRDSLRECKYLEYPIYAVVLQ
- the Cyp9f2 gene encoding probable cytochrome P450 9f2: MLWETLILGSILLYLFYRWATQNFDFFEKRGIPYDKPVPVFGSLIDITLRRGSIFYTIKDLYNKNKESIYGIFFQTTPVYLIRDPELLRKITVKEFDHFMNHRDFFGDSPHDLFTNSLIQLKDEKWKDMRSTLSPAFTGSRLRQMFELINQVAEQSAKYLQQLQTAGNGEGVELELKDYATRFATDVIASTAFGLQVNSFENKDNQFFMSGKKATTFNWKLNLRFTLFIHFKSLMKFLKMELFDPSITNYFRRLVLDALKYRKEQNIRRADMINLLMEARGLFPTESTKSHTRNWTDTEMVAQCFIFFFAGFETVSTLICFAAHELMENPEVQEKVYQEIEEVNERLDGKQVTYEALQSMKYLDMVISETLRKWPGAVNLDRMCTKDIVLEVDGKRIEIKKGETIMIPVVGLQHDPQYFPNPEKFDPERFSSENKDNIKPFTYMPFGEGPRICIGSRFALLEAKAILYYLVRDFRIAPAKKSTIPMKLGNTGFQVAPKNGYWLKLISRSKQ